The DNA sequence TGAAAAATTATTTAGACTGCAGATATAAATCCGACAGCGAGTTTTTATTCGTTGGCCAAAAAGGGCCAATGACCAGGCAATTTGCTGGAAAAATTATAAAGCACTATACGGGAATGGCCAAAGTGAAAAAGTCAAAAGTCTATCCCCATGCCTTTAGACACCTATATAGTAGGCTTCTTTTAGAAGCTGGCGTTTCTTATGTAGAAATTAAACAGCTTATGGGTCATAGCCTTTCGGTAACCGAGAACTATATGAGTTTTGGACCAAATGAGCTGCTTAAGAAGGTGGATAAGATAAGGTTATAAAAAAATAGTGGGAACTCAGTCCCCACTATTTTTTTATATTCATTACTTCTTTGTTTCTTCTTTCAATTCATTATATGCCTTCTTAGCATTTTCTGCCAATTCTATATTTCCTTGAGATCTAAATAATTCAAATGCTTTACTAAAATCTTCCATTGCCCCCGCTCGATCTCCATCTTTATCTTTTAAAATTCCTCGATTATAATAGGCCTTAACATATTCTGAATTTATTTTTATCGCTTCACTATAGTCTTTTATTGCTCCCTCGCGATCTCCATCTTCAGCTTTTAAAATTCCTCGATTATAATAGGCGTCAACATATTCTGAATTTATTTTTATCGCTTCACTATAATCTTTTATTGCTCCGGCGGTATTTCCCATCTTCCTTTTTAAAATTCCTCGATTATAATAAGGCTCAACATAATCTGAATTTATTTTTATCGCTTCACTATAGTCTCTTATTGCCCCCTCGCGATCTCCATCTTCAGCTTTTAAGCTTCCTCGATTGTTATATGCTCTAAATTTTAAATCCTCCACCTGCTTTTCAATTTTTTCACTCTTCTTTTTAAAATCTCTTAAGCAATCGTCTAATTCTTCCATTTTCATTATTTCATCTGCTTTTTCAATGGCTTTATCGTAATATCTAACTGCATTTTCATTATCATTTAAAGCATCATGATAATAAGAATTTGCCTCCGCATACTTAGCTGTTTTTACATTAAATTCAACTATCTTCTTTGTCAGCTTCTCTTGTTCTTCAAACTTCTCTTTAATATCATTTAAGTTCTCTATTTCTCTTTTTAACTGCTTAAACTCATCGTCAAACTGTT is a window from the Tissierellales bacterium genome containing:
- a CDS encoding tyrosine-type recombinase/integrase; the encoded protein is ALVSTLFYTGMRISEVLQMKTYDVGERLIWIQGKGEKHRQVFLPKALLPILKNYLDCRYKSDSEFLFVGQKGPMTRQFAGKIIKHYTGMAKVKKSKVYPHAFRHLYSRLLLEAGVSYVEIKQLMGHSLSVTENYMSFGPNELLKKVDKIRL
- a CDS encoding tetratricopeptide repeat protein; protein product: MANKKTEDLKTIRAVLTSIVLIFGITVGAIGYIVCKDIDQPSNIQITITDTRPELNPHGEEQFIFTPQNFNDPNDVERMTLEIKKLVSRRWEQKSDGFTYRIQAVVAVTAIFFTLLVVVVSLFQYLKTKQFDDEFKQLKREIENLNDIKEKFEEQEKLTKKIVEFNVKTAKYAEANSYYHDALNDNENAVRYYDKAIEKADEIMKMEELDDCLRDFKKKSEKIEKQVEDLKFRAYNNRGSLKAEDGDREGAIRDYSEAIKINSDYVEPYYNRGILKRKMGNTAGAIKDYSEAIKINSEYVDAYYNRGILKAEDGDREGAIKDYSEAIKINSEYVKAYYNRGILKDKDGDRAGAMEDFSKAFELFRSQGNIELAENAKKAYNELKEETKK